A window of the Narcine bancroftii isolate sNarBan1 chromosome 4, sNarBan1.hap1, whole genome shotgun sequence genome harbors these coding sequences:
- the nme6 gene encoding nucleoside diphosphate kinase 6 isoform X1, which translates to MQRHGLHSKSLLQLTLALIKPDAVAHPLILQAVHQRILDNNFIILMRKYLKWSQEESRRFYAEHSDKFFYQRVVQFMASGPMRAYILAHEDAITHWRQLMGPTRVFRARYSAPLSIRGELGLTDTRNTTHGSAAEAGHVCSTLALSATREPAADVNSPFLNLHSRSQAMEKDSPESAAREISFFFPDFQQQRWLSSEEKLYRQGHYYYHPEQQVHLLRDPQPLLVRGH; encoded by the exons ATGCAAAGACACGGCCTTCACTCCAAGTCATTACTGCAGCTCACACTGGCTCTGATCAAACCTGACGCCGTGGCACATCCGTTAATTCTGCAG GCTGTCCATCAGAGGATACTGGACAATAACTTCATTATCTTGATGCGCAAATACTTGAAGTGGAGTCAGGAGGAGTCGCGAAGATTTTATGCAGAGCACTCAG ACAAATTCTTCTACCAGCGAGTGGTTCAGTTCATGGCCAG TGGACCCATGAGAGCATACATTCTGGCTCATGAAGACGCCATAACCCACTGGCGGCAGCTGATGGGGCCCACCAGGGTATTCCGCGCCCGCTACTCTGCCCCGCTCTCGATCCGTGGGGAACTGGGCTTGACCGATACTAGGAACACCACGCACGGCTCAG ctGCTGAGGCCGGGCATGTCTGTTCCACATTGGCCTTGTCAGCTACccgcgagcctgcagcagacgtgaacagcCCCTTCCTTAACCttcattcgcgaagccaagccatggaaaaag ACTCGCCTGAATCGGCTGCAAGAGAAATCTCCTTCTTCTTCCCAGATTTCCAACAGCAGCGGTGGCTGAGCTCAGAGGAGAAACTCTATCGTCAGGGACACTACTACTACCACCCTGAGCAGCAGGTTCACCTGCTCAGGGACCCACAGCCTCTGCTCGTCCGGGGGCACTGA
- the nme6 gene encoding nucleoside diphosphate kinase 6 isoform X2, which translates to MQRHGLHSKSLLQLTLALIKPDAVAHPLILQAVHQRILDNNFIILMRKYLKWSQEESRRFYAEHSDKFFYQRVVQFMASGPMRAYILAHEDAITHWRQLMGPTRVFRARYSAPLSIRGELGLTDTRNTTHGSDSPESAAREISFFFPDFQQQRWLSSEEKLYRQGHYYYHPEQQVHLLRDPQPLLVRGH; encoded by the exons ATGCAAAGACACGGCCTTCACTCCAAGTCATTACTGCAGCTCACACTGGCTCTGATCAAACCTGACGCCGTGGCACATCCGTTAATTCTGCAG GCTGTCCATCAGAGGATACTGGACAATAACTTCATTATCTTGATGCGCAAATACTTGAAGTGGAGTCAGGAGGAGTCGCGAAGATTTTATGCAGAGCACTCAG ACAAATTCTTCTACCAGCGAGTGGTTCAGTTCATGGCCAG TGGACCCATGAGAGCATACATTCTGGCTCATGAAGACGCCATAACCCACTGGCGGCAGCTGATGGGGCCCACCAGGGTATTCCGCGCCCGCTACTCTGCCCCGCTCTCGATCCGTGGGGAACTGGGCTTGACCGATACTAGGAACACCACGCACGGCTCAG ACTCGCCTGAATCGGCTGCAAGAGAAATCTCCTTCTTCTTCCCAGATTTCCAACAGCAGCGGTGGCTGAGCTCAGAGGAGAAACTCTATCGTCAGGGACACTACTACTACCACCCTGAGCAGCAGGTTCACCTGCTCAGGGACCCACAGCCTCTGCTCGTCCGGGGGCACTGA
- the nme6 gene encoding nucleoside diphosphate kinase 6 isoform X3, protein MRKYLKWSQEESRRFYAEHSDKFFYQRVVQFMASGPMRAYILAHEDAITHWRQLMGPTRVFRARYSAPLSIRGELGLTDTRNTTHGSAAEAGHVCSTLALSATREPAADVNSPFLNLHSRSQAMEKDSPESAAREISFFFPDFQQQRWLSSEEKLYRQGHYYYHPEQQVHLLRDPQPLLVRGH, encoded by the exons ATGCGCAAATACTTGAAGTGGAGTCAGGAGGAGTCGCGAAGATTTTATGCAGAGCACTCAG ACAAATTCTTCTACCAGCGAGTGGTTCAGTTCATGGCCAG TGGACCCATGAGAGCATACATTCTGGCTCATGAAGACGCCATAACCCACTGGCGGCAGCTGATGGGGCCCACCAGGGTATTCCGCGCCCGCTACTCTGCCCCGCTCTCGATCCGTGGGGAACTGGGCTTGACCGATACTAGGAACACCACGCACGGCTCAG ctGCTGAGGCCGGGCATGTCTGTTCCACATTGGCCTTGTCAGCTACccgcgagcctgcagcagacgtgaacagcCCCTTCCTTAACCttcattcgcgaagccaagccatggaaaaag ACTCGCCTGAATCGGCTGCAAGAGAAATCTCCTTCTTCTTCCCAGATTTCCAACAGCAGCGGTGGCTGAGCTCAGAGGAGAAACTCTATCGTCAGGGACACTACTACTACCACCCTGAGCAGCAGGTTCACCTGCTCAGGGACCCACAGCCTCTGCTCGTCCGGGGGCACTGA
- the nme6 gene encoding nucleoside diphosphate kinase 6 isoform X4 — translation MASGPMRAYILAHEDAITHWRQLMGPTRVFRARYSAPLSIRGELGLTDTRNTTHGSAAEAGHVCSTLALSATREPAADVNSPFLNLHSRSQAMEKDSPESAAREISFFFPDFQQQRWLSSEEKLYRQGHYYYHPEQQVHLLRDPQPLLVRGH, via the exons ATGGCCAG TGGACCCATGAGAGCATACATTCTGGCTCATGAAGACGCCATAACCCACTGGCGGCAGCTGATGGGGCCCACCAGGGTATTCCGCGCCCGCTACTCTGCCCCGCTCTCGATCCGTGGGGAACTGGGCTTGACCGATACTAGGAACACCACGCACGGCTCAG ctGCTGAGGCCGGGCATGTCTGTTCCACATTGGCCTTGTCAGCTACccgcgagcctgcagcagacgtgaacagcCCCTTCCTTAACCttcattcgcgaagccaagccatggaaaaag ACTCGCCTGAATCGGCTGCAAGAGAAATCTCCTTCTTCTTCCCAGATTTCCAACAGCAGCGGTGGCTGAGCTCAGAGGAGAAACTCTATCGTCAGGGACACTACTACTACCACCCTGAGCAGCAGGTTCACCTGCTCAGGGACCCACAGCCTCTGCTCGTCCGGGGGCACTGA